The Methanobrevibacter boviskoreani JH1 genomic sequence ATTATTTAAGGTTAGTAAAGGTTATACTGCTAAACTACTTAGAAGATTTGAAGATAAGGGTTGGATTACAAGGGAAGAGGATCCTAGTAATCGTAGAAAAAAGATTGTTAATCTTACACCAGAAGGTGTTAAAAAAACAGATGAATTAATAGCCATTTTAGATACCTGGGAGGATAAGGTTTCTTCTGGTTTATCTGATGTTGAGATTAGTGTTCTAAAAAACCTTCTCTTTAAGCTTGTTATGGAAACTGAAAACTTTTAATTTATATATTAAATTTGATTTCTAATATTTTTCTTATTTTTTTGATTTTGATTTTAGGTTTTTTTTTTATAAATATTTCTCTATAAAATATGAATTATATCATAAATAAACAGTTTCATAAAGAAACATTTATATAAGAAAACATTCATACTATTTAACATCAAGTTAAAAAACTATTGAAGGTGTAGATATGGAATATGTAACTTTAAACAATGGTGTAGAAATGTCTATTTTAGGTTTTGGTGTATATCAAATTCCTCAGGAAGAGACAAAACAAGCAGTTCTTGATGCAATAAGTGTTGGTTATAAGTCTATCGATACTGCTCAAAGTTATTTCAACGAGGAACAAGTTGGTGAGGCAATTAAGGAAACTGATGTTCCCCGTGAAGAGTTATTTATCACTACAAAAATTTGGATTGATAATTATGGATATGAAAAATGTAAGGAATCTGTATATGAATCACTTGAAAAATTAGGCTTGGATTATATTGACTTGGTTTTACTTCACCAGCCATTTGCAGATTATTATGGTGCATATAGGGCTTTAGAAGACTTATATAAGGAAGGTAAAATTAGGGCTATTGGTGTATCAAATTTCTATCCTGATAGAATAACTGACATGTGTTTATTTGGTCGCGAGATAGTACCTGCAGTTAATCAGATAGAAACCAATCCGTTAAATGCGCAATATGGGGCTCAAGAGAATATGAAGGATTTAAATGTTCAAATGGCTGCATGGGCTCCTTTTGGTGAGGGCATGCAGGGCATGTTTACCAACGAGACACTTGTAAATATAGGTAAAAAGTATGGTAAATCTGCTGCTCAAGTAATCTTAAGGTGGTTAATTCAAAGAAAAGTAGTTGTATTATGTAAATCAACACATCTTGAAAGAATTAAAGAAAACTTTGATGTATTTGACTTCAAGTTAAGTGATGAGGATATGGAGGAAATTAAAAAATTGAATACCAGTGATAGTTTATTCTTCAACCATCAAGATCCTGAAATGGTTAGATGGTTTGATGAAATGGTTGAGACAAGACATAACCAACATAAAGCATCATCTGAACAGAAGAAATGGTAATTATATCAATAAAATAGATTCATATTTTTTATAAAAATTTATTTTTTCTCATTTTTAAAAGAGGATTAGTTAAAATTTTAAAAATCCTTAAAATACAGCCCAAAGTACTTTATATATGGATTAAATTTTTATCTAATCCTTAAATTTTAATATTTGATTTATAAATAAAACTCACTCATTCAATCCTATTTTTTATAAACATACATAAGTTAGATTTTATATAATTTTTAAAATTTTAGATATTTAATTTATAAATAAAATCCATCTTTATGCATTATATATAGTATACATCAATTGGTATGTCTTGGGATAGGTTGGTGTATACTTCTTTATTTATTATTTTGTTGGTTATGTCATCTTCCTGACCTAATGTGAATTTATCGAGGCCTTTGGCTATTGATATTTTCTTATTTAAATATTTATAGTGTAAAATTCCTTTACTTATAAAATCATTGTCAGTAATGTCTTTTAAGATAATTATGAATTCACTATTGAGATTGTGGATATAATCATAAAGGTCATTGTCTTCTATTTGGATGTCATCTATTTCCGGATATTCTGATTTGATATTATTAATGTTCGCTGATTTATCAAGGATAATGATGTTTAATTTTTTATCCGGATAGTCTATTTTGTCATATGAGTCAATAATCTTCTCTATGTTGTCTGTTGAATCTGATTTAAAGATTATTGTAATGTCATTTACATCCTCACTATAAGGATATCCGATTGTATCTAATATCTGTTTAAATCTGTTGGTATAAGTGTGATTTTCTAAGACATTGTATAGGTTGTTCATTCTTTTTTCCATATAGGAACCGTTGAAATCAGGTAGTTTGTCCATTTTATCAAAGAAAAACACGTTGTCTCTGAATATTCTTTCAACAGCTTTGGAATAATTGGTTAAAATTAGGGTATTGGTTAAAGATAACTCGAATACCCTTCTTGCAAACATGGTATTTGATTTAGTTACTATATTAAGATTTAGACCCCATTTCATTTTCTTATATAATAGAGCGGTTTCCTCATATTTTATGGCAGGACGGACATATTTCTGATATTTTTCAGGATAATCGAATCGTTGTTTATAATAATTACGATCAAATATTATAAGATCACCCCACTCTTCAATGACCTTATCAAAAATCATATTCATTTTTTCCGTTCTTTGGGGATGATTTTCACCGTAATATGCACCTGCAAATACGGGGTATTCAATGGTTTCATTGCTTAAATTCAGCGGATTAAATAATTTAGGTTGTCCGGCAAACATTAAGCAATAAACGTTTGGATGATTATAATCCTTTTTATAACGTTTAATACATTCCTCAGAGGATGTGAAAATATAATCAAACTCTGAGGCAGTATCTGCATAGGACCAAATTTCGGTTCTGTAATGAACTGGATCCTCTTTATTCCAGAATATGGTAGGTATATTATTGTTTTTACAATATTCCAGGATTTTAAGTAGTTCCTTACGATTTTCATCTTTATAATCATATCTCTTAAATATCTTATTTCTCCATGGTTTCTCATTGTTCTCTGATGCAATGCCGTCCCAGGCGGATTCGCAGAAAAATAAGTCTGGTTTATAGATTCTAAATTTTTCCTGCCAGTCGTCTGGATTGATTAGAATGGCTTTGAATTCATATTTGTATGAGTCGTAGGTGAATTGATCTGCAATAATTGCCACTTTGATATCCTTTAAATTTTTAATTGGTTTATTGCTAAAATCTAAATTAGATTTTTCAATTTTTTTATTAGAAGGGGATTTATTGTCTTTATTTGGGAATATTTTGTCTTTTATTGTGGCATATTTTATCCATACTTTGTATGCTTTTGTGGATTTGAAATGTTGGTTCTTTTTAAATAGTTCGTTATTTTCTTCTTTTAGGTTTAAGTTTTCTTTATTTAACTGAAAGTTCCTTTTATTTACTGTTTTGTTTTCTTTCTTTAATTTATCGACTTTATCTTCAAGTTCAAGATTTCTATATTTTTCAGTTAAATAGTCATAATCTTCATCCATGATATCCCTTAATTTAGTAAAAATGAATTTATTAATATATAATAATTAATTTATTATATTTAATATTATTTTTTATAAAATTTTCAAAATTATATTATAAAATTTATAATAAATTAAAAGATTTTATTGTATTTTTAATTTTAAATTGTCATTTGAATAATTTTGTTTGGGATTAGGTTTAGAGTATGTTTTTAATTTAATGAGGTCATCTGGACATTTCATATTGTATTGTTTAAAATATTTTCATTTTTTTATTAAATGAGGATTAATCATATTTTAATTTAATAAGGATGTTTAAACATTATATTAAATATCTGTTTAGAATATAATCCTTTTTTTATTAAAAACGAGGATTTTAAATTTAAATTTCTACAGGTTAAATGATGTTTGAAGATGGACTTTCCATTCATGTCTTTTCTATTTCTGTTAAATAATAGTTAAATTATAAAATCCTTTTTATATTCGATAATTCTTCTAGAATATTTTTAAATAATTTAAAAAACATAATATATCCCATGAATAAAAGATTAAACGATTATAGATTGTATATTTTCTATGTATTTTCCTTGTTTATCTCTTCATTGGGAGTTGCTTTTTCTGTAAAGGCAGAACTTGGAACTTCACCACTTGTTGCAATTCCTAATGTTTTAAGTATTCTATTTCCTCTTTTTAGTATTGGTATCTATTCGATGATCTTTAATATAATACTTATTTTACTTGAATTAATTATCTTAAGAAGCAAATTTCCTAAAATACAATATTTGCAGTTTTTTGTAGCTATTATTTATGGATATTTTATTGATATGTCTTTGTACTTAATTAGGGGTTTAAACCCTTTCAATTATATTGTGCAGTGGGTTTTTTGTGTTGTAGGTGCAGTAATTCTTGCATTTGGAATTTATCTACAGTTAAAATCAGCAATAGTTTACTTACCTATTGACGGTTTTGTATTGTCCATTGCATATATTAAAAACAGTGTATATTCAAAGATTAAACCCTTTGTAGATATTTCATTGATTGTTATTGCAGCAATTATCTCTTTGTATTACATTAACGGTCTTGTTGGTGTAAGGGAGGGCACTATATTTGCAGCGTTATTTGTAGGTCCTCTTGTTGGATTTTACAAAAGGCACTGTGATGATTCTATTAATAGACATTTTAAATTCTTAAATAATCAATGAAAACGGTTTAAAAATTAAAAAAATTAGTTTTTTTTATTTATTATACTTATTTTATTTGATCTATTTGGTATAATCCGGATTTATTCTTACCCTTAATGCAAGGAAAATTAATGAGAGTAATGAAATTACTAAAGATCCTATAAAGATATATACTGTCCCATAACTTACGATAATAAAACCACCAATACTTGTACCGATGGTTATGGCAATATTTAAAACACTTATAAATATTCCATTTGCAAACTCAGGTGCATCTGGTGCAGCAGATACAATCCAATATTGTATAATGTTATTGACGAGTCCATCAAGAAAACCCCAAACTATCATGAGCAGTACCGTTGGTATAACCTTATTACAGTAATAAAATAATAGTATGAATAAAATGGCAGTTATGAATGGGTAAGTTATCACTGTTTGATTAGGTTTACTGACTAGTAATTTTCCAGCAGCCCAATTTCCAAATAATGAAGCTATTCCAAATAGGAATAATGTTATACTTAGGTTTAAATCTATAATATGGGTTATTGTTTGTAAAAATTGGGACATATAACTATAGCTAGTACATATTCCGGTAAGTAGTACAAATACTCCTAAACATGAAACCAGGAACAGCCTTGTTTTTGCATTGGAGATCTGTGTTCCATATGAAGTGGGATTTCCTGGAAGGTTTGGAAAGAATATTAATGTCGCTATAAGCGCTATTAAATTTACAACAGCAAACCATAACATCGCTGATTTAAAACCCAAAACCGTTGCCATAAATGTTGTAATCGGTACTCCAATAATGGATCCTGCACTTACTCCCATCATGACTCTACTTACACTTTCAGTGGCTTTTTCTTCAGGTACAATTTCTGCAGCTACAGTTAGTGATAGACTGATATATGCGGGATAAAATAAGGCAGGTATTATTCTGCATAATATTGCAATGTAGAAATTCTTATATAATGCAGATACAAATGAACATATGACGAATATGGATAATACCAATGAGAATACTTTTTTTATATCATACTTACTGAAGATTAATGGTATAAATAGGCTGGATATTGCTATTGTTATTGAAAATGAACTTACAAACAGGCCTGCATAGTTTATACCAATATTAAAATACTGGGCTATCTGGGGCAGTATACCTATTACACCAAGTTCAGTACTGAGTATTCCAAATGTTCCAATGGTCATTATGAGAATTAATAGATTTGGATTGTATTCCTCATTTCTTTCCATTTAAATAAACCTTAAATTTAAATTAATAAAATAAAACCTAACATATAACTTTGATTATACTTATATTTAAATGGATATGTTTTAAATTAGAAATTCTAAGGAATTTTCATGTTTTATAGTTAAAAAAAGTTTTAATTTTTATAAATATCTAAAAAAAGCTTGAAATTGATAAAGATTTATTATTTTTTATTTAAAGATTTATATTGAAATGGGATCTTTTTGTATTAACTCATATGCTCCACATAACACTTTCAAA encodes the following:
- a CDS encoding MarR family winged helix-turn-helix transcriptional regulator — encoded protein: MALSEQFKEENFESIRIYHYVEELVYSYREYMGDLLKDNEIPLTEAPFLIRLRFSDNTTQMELTKLFKVSKGYTAKLLRRFEDKGWITREEDPSNRRKKIVNLTPEGVKKTDELIAILDTWEDKVSSGLSDVEISVLKNLLFKLVMETENF
- a CDS encoding aldo/keto reductase; this encodes MEYVTLNNGVEMSILGFGVYQIPQEETKQAVLDAISVGYKSIDTAQSYFNEEQVGEAIKETDVPREELFITTKIWIDNYGYEKCKESVYESLEKLGLDYIDLVLLHQPFADYYGAYRALEDLYKEGKIRAIGVSNFYPDRITDMCLFGREIVPAVNQIETNPLNAQYGAQENMKDLNVQMAAWAPFGEGMQGMFTNETLVNIGKKYGKSAAQVILRWLIQRKVVVLCKSTHLERIKENFDVFDFKLSDEDMEEIKKLNTSDSLFFNHQDPEMVRWFDEMVETRHNQHKASSEQKKW
- a CDS encoding glycosyltransferase family protein, with the translated sequence MDEDYDYLTEKYRNLELEDKVDKLKKENKTVNKRNFQLNKENLNLKEENNELFKKNQHFKSTKAYKVWIKYATIKDKIFPNKDNKSPSNKKIEKSNLDFSNKPIKNLKDIKVAIIADQFTYDSYKYEFKAILINPDDWQEKFRIYKPDLFFCESAWDGIASENNEKPWRNKIFKRYDYKDENRKELLKILEYCKNNNIPTIFWNKEDPVHYRTEIWSYADTASEFDYIFTSSEECIKRYKKDYNHPNVYCLMFAGQPKLFNPLNLSNETIEYPVFAGAYYGENHPQRTEKMNMIFDKVIEEWGDLIIFDRNYYKQRFDYPEKYQKYVRPAIKYEETALLYKKMKWGLNLNIVTKSNTMFARRVFELSLTNTLILTNYSKAVERIFRDNVFFFDKMDKLPDFNGSYMEKRMNNLYNVLENHTYTNRFKQILDTIGYPYSEDVNDITIIFKSDSTDNIEKIIDSYDKIDYPDKKLNIIILDKSANINNIKSEYPEIDDIQIEDNDLYDYIHNLNSEFIIILKDITDNDFISKGILHYKYLNKKISIAKGLDKFTLGQEDDITNKIINKEVYTNLSQDIPIDVYYI
- a CDS encoding YczE/YyaS/YitT family protein → MNKRLNDYRLYIFYVFSLFISSLGVAFSVKAELGTSPLVAIPNVLSILFPLFSIGIYSMIFNIILILLELIILRSKFPKIQYLQFFVAIIYGYFIDMSLYLIRGLNPFNYIVQWVFCVVGAVILAFGIYLQLKSAIVYLPIDGFVLSIAYIKNSVYSKIKPFVDISLIVIAAIISLYYINGLVGVREGTIFAALFVGPLVGFYKRHCDDSINRHFKFLNNQ
- a CDS encoding MFS transporter: MERNEEYNPNLLILIMTIGTFGILSTELGVIGILPQIAQYFNIGINYAGLFVSSFSITIAISSLFIPLIFSKYDIKKVFSLVLSIFVICSFVSALYKNFYIAILCRIIPALFYPAYISLSLTVAAEIVPEEKATESVSRVMMGVSAGSIIGVPITTFMATVLGFKSAMLWFAVVNLIALIATLIFFPNLPGNPTSYGTQISNAKTRLFLVSCLGVFVLLTGICTSYSYMSQFLQTITHIIDLNLSITLFLFGIASLFGNWAAGKLLVSKPNQTVITYPFITAILFILLFYYCNKVIPTVLLMIVWGFLDGLVNNIIQYWIVSAAPDAPEFANGIFISVLNIAITIGTSIGGFIIVSYGTVYIFIGSLVISLLSLIFLALRVRINPDYTK